The following proteins are encoded in a genomic region of Phormidium yuhuli AB48:
- a CDS encoding ParA family protein, producing MILTVASFKGGVGKTTTALHLAAFLQGHASTLLVDGDLNRSALQWAEAGKLPFRVCDERQGVRYARQHEHIVIDTAARPEPEDLKAIAKGCDLLILPCSPDALALSALSQMVDALQSLQTNYRVLLTLTPPRPSTAADDARLSLENVGLPLFSGQIRRLAAFQKAALAGVLVSQVRGDRMARIAWNCYVEVGNELLEFV from the coding sequence ATGATTTTGACTGTGGCTTCCTTTAAGGGAGGAGTTGGCAAAACTACTACGGCGCTTCATCTGGCGGCATTTCTCCAGGGTCATGCCTCAACATTGCTGGTGGACGGCGATTTGAACCGTTCGGCGTTGCAGTGGGCGGAGGCCGGAAAGCTCCCGTTTCGGGTGTGCGATGAGCGCCAAGGCGTTCGCTATGCCCGTCAGCACGAACATATCGTCATTGATACTGCGGCCCGTCCTGAGCCGGAGGATTTGAAGGCGATCGCCAAAGGCTGCGACCTCCTAATTTTGCCCTGTTCCCCCGATGCTCTCGCTCTCAGTGCCCTATCTCAGATGGTGGATGCTCTGCAATCCCTCCAGACAAACTATCGAGTGCTGTTGACGTTGACCCCTCCCCGCCCCAGCACCGCCGCTGATGATGCTCGGCTTAGTCTCGAAAATGTGGGACTTCCTCTGTTTTCAGGACAGATTCGTCGTCTGGCCGCATTCCAGAAGGCCGCCCTTGCTGGAGTCCTCGTTTCTCAAGTTCGGGGCGATCGCATGGCCCGCATCGCCTGGAATTGCTATGTCGAAGTTGGTAATGAGTTGCTGGAGTTCGTTTGA
- a CDS encoding tyrosine-type recombinase/integrase: MASDNLSVQESQLVMVQDEEDILDELLMDKRSETTKREYRKDLRDFFQFATSNPDTEPTNGLIREFLQLPQAKAFSLVLRYKQNLKTRPNRKTGGTLAEATINRRLAALRSLIQYARRRNLTEITLQDIENEKVVPYRDTSGISPAQFEQMMRAVNPATLKGKRDLVILRLFWTLALRRNEIVTCDVGDVDAANKRLRIYGKGYGRQDIWMALGQKTLTSIQDYLAARNHPKPTEPLVVGTKGLNIGGRMTGDGLYKLIRRYANLAGIEKIVSPHRLRHASITAALDITGGNLREVQRLSRHRNFNALEQYDDNRQGHQENVTNLLEDLI; this comes from the coding sequence GTGGCATCAGACAATCTCAGCGTCCAGGAGTCCCAACTTGTCATGGTTCAGGACGAGGAAGACATCCTGGATGAGCTTCTGATGGATAAGCGGTCAGAGACAACGAAACGGGAATATCGCAAGGACTTGAGAGATTTCTTCCAGTTCGCGACCTCTAACCCCGATACCGAGCCAACGAACGGCTTGATTAGAGAATTTCTACAGTTGCCCCAGGCTAAGGCGTTTTCTCTGGTCTTGCGATACAAACAGAATCTGAAGACCCGACCAAATCGGAAAACTGGAGGGACGCTGGCTGAGGCCACCATTAACCGAAGACTGGCTGCATTGCGATCGCTCATCCAATATGCGCGGCGGCGAAACCTGACAGAAATCACGCTACAGGACATCGAAAACGAGAAAGTCGTCCCCTACCGCGACACCTCCGGTATATCGCCGGCGCAATTCGAGCAGATGATGCGGGCGGTTAACCCCGCCACGTTGAAAGGCAAGCGAGACTTAGTGATTCTGAGACTATTCTGGACGCTGGCATTACGACGTAACGAAATCGTTACCTGTGACGTTGGGGATGTCGATGCCGCCAATAAGCGCCTACGGATTTACGGCAAGGGCTATGGTCGGCAAGATATTTGGATGGCATTAGGTCAGAAAACCCTGACATCCATACAGGACTATTTGGCGGCCCGCAACCACCCAAAACCGACAGAACCTCTGGTCGTGGGAACGAAAGGGCTAAATATTGGCGGGAGAATGACTGGGGATGGGTTATATAAATTGATTCGCCGTTATGCAAACCTTGCCGGGATTGAGAAGATAGTTTCGCCCCACAGACTGCGCCACGCAAGCATTACAGCCGCTCTGGATATCACTGGCGGCAATCTCAGAGAAGTGCAGCGATTATCGCGGCATAGGAACTTCAACGCCCTGGAGCAGTACGACGACAACCGGCAGGGCCATCAGGAAAATGTAACGAATCTTTTGGAAGACCTAATTTAA
- a CDS encoding VapE domain-containing protein — protein MLATDLNSYNTIHTNHLSEWEDSGVDREITVNAIQSHKDGREVDELLSRNTNRRWKHSNHLVPGWSVRGVDPQTGEPTLLGIQYKPDNPPVGDDGKARKYLGASGYEATPLFLDTGEPNYWNRVLENPNIPIIITEGAKKAGCGLSNGVATISLPGVNCGLKEGQLKPQLEAFCQPGRSIYLAFDSDIIRKWQVQHALKKLGECLNAKGTVSVYVMQWSQEDGKGLDDYLCGFLPRRRPKQLQQLMESAIPFAKWAKKSRMSKTEKFVYIRHIWGNRTRLNVRTREIEIDGEPTRTEHFYLNLLENHIECSKTLACDAIEWLAQKYQYDPVKEHLDSIRGGRKVNIDHLATQYFGVDKNDPLLPLYNSYLKRWLIAAVKRVYEPGCKFDNALILKGKQGIGKSLSLRILGGEFFTDTIHDCRDKDHILALHRHWICEIAEIECAIAGKRASGEVKDFFSKQVDVVRAPYARKHELLRRRTVVAGTTNEDEFLQDATGNRRFWVIPVGQINLKKLKQNRDAIWAAAITAYEAGEDCDLTTEEQELQNEANREYEISDPWDARVEQYAQNLSEVSNAEILTNCLKLDTIQQTRREQMRVSRIFQRLGWESVRSYFNGIRQRCYRPPTPWTPEPAT, from the coding sequence ATGCTTGCCACCGATTTAAATTCTTACAACACCATCCACACCAACCACCTGAGCGAATGGGAAGACTCAGGGGTTGACCGCGAAATCACCGTCAACGCTATCCAAAGTCACAAGGATGGGCGCGAGGTTGACGAATTGCTGAGCCGAAACACCAATCGACGCTGGAAGCACAGTAATCATCTCGTCCCTGGCTGGTCGGTTCGTGGGGTTGACCCCCAGACTGGAGAGCCGACATTACTGGGAATCCAATACAAACCCGACAATCCGCCCGTTGGTGACGATGGCAAGGCTCGGAAATATCTTGGCGCTTCGGGATATGAAGCCACGCCGCTATTCCTTGACACCGGGGAGCCAAATTATTGGAACAGGGTCTTGGAGAATCCCAACATCCCCATCATCATCACCGAGGGCGCGAAGAAGGCAGGCTGCGGTTTGTCCAACGGCGTGGCCACCATTTCACTGCCCGGTGTAAATTGTGGGTTGAAGGAGGGACAGCTAAAACCCCAGTTAGAGGCATTTTGCCAACCTGGTCGTTCGATTTACCTCGCCTTCGATTCAGACATTATCCGAAAATGGCAAGTCCAGCACGCCCTGAAGAAATTGGGAGAATGTCTCAATGCCAAGGGAACCGTGAGTGTCTATGTGATGCAGTGGTCGCAGGAAGACGGTAAGGGTCTGGATGACTATTTATGTGGTTTTCTCCCCCGGCGGCGACCCAAACAGCTACAACAGCTAATGGAGAGTGCCATCCCGTTTGCAAAATGGGCTAAGAAGTCCAGGATGTCGAAGACAGAGAAATTTGTCTATATCCGGCATATTTGGGGGAATCGCACCCGTCTCAATGTCAGAACGCGAGAAATTGAGATTGATGGTGAACCCACCCGGACTGAACATTTCTACTTAAACCTGCTGGAAAATCACATTGAATGCTCGAAAACACTGGCGTGTGACGCGATTGAGTGGCTAGCACAGAAGTATCAGTATGACCCGGTGAAGGAACATTTAGACTCCATTCGGGGTGGACGAAAGGTGAATATCGACCACCTGGCAACACAGTATTTCGGAGTCGATAAAAACGACCCTCTACTGCCCCTCTACAACAGCTATCTGAAACGATGGCTGATTGCAGCTGTCAAACGGGTGTACGAACCTGGCTGCAAGTTTGATAACGCACTCATCTTGAAAGGGAAGCAGGGCATTGGAAAATCGCTCTCTCTACGCATTCTAGGTGGTGAGTTTTTCACCGATACCATTCACGACTGCCGGGATAAAGACCATATCCTCGCTCTGCACCGCCACTGGATTTGTGAGATTGCTGAAATTGAGTGTGCGATCGCAGGCAAACGGGCCAGCGGGGAAGTCAAGGATTTCTTTTCAAAACAGGTTGATGTCGTTCGCGCCCCCTATGCACGGAAACACGAGCTATTACGTCGGCGCACTGTCGTCGCTGGCACCACCAATGAAGATGAGTTTTTGCAGGATGCAACCGGAAATCGCCGATTTTGGGTCATTCCCGTCGGCCAAATCAACCTGAAGAAACTGAAACAGAATCGCGATGCGATTTGGGCTGCTGCGATCACCGCCTACGAAGCGGGTGAAGACTGCGATTTAACTACCGAAGAACAAGAACTCCAGAATGAGGCCAATCGGGAGTACGAAATCAGCGACCCCTGGGATGCTCGGGTCGAACAATACGCTCAGAATCTAAGTGAAGTCTCAAACGCTGAAATCCTTACTAACTGCCTGAAACTCGATACCATCCAACAGACCAGGCGAGAGCAGATGCGAGTCAGTCGAATATTCCAACGGCTGGGATGGGAGTCGGTTCGGAGTTATTTCAACGGGATACGACAGCGATGTTATCGACCGCCCACTCCCTGGACTCCTGAACCGGCAACATAA
- a CDS encoding HU family DNA-binding protein translates to MFDHIAEVTGYSEQSVETVILAFVQYVKTSIQNGEDVQITGFGTYTHTDLKKRPGRNPRTGESITLPPSRRPRFKFSKKFIEGVQPDPKVKPKRSKAKADKSEGPQVTNSEVAPPPIPKQFLSPVVEQKIWSAIVDGQVVSVPHKEATQLDGHIPVWAKGRKGWELKESVPELSAS, encoded by the coding sequence ATGTTCGACCACATTGCAGAAGTAACTGGCTACTCCGAACAGTCAGTCGAAACGGTCATTCTCGCTTTTGTTCAATATGTCAAGACCTCCATTCAGAATGGAGAGGATGTGCAGATTACCGGTTTCGGAACCTACACCCATACTGACCTTAAGAAACGCCCTGGGCGCAATCCTCGGACGGGTGAAAGTATTACCCTGCCTCCATCTCGCCGTCCTCGCTTTAAGTTCAGCAAGAAATTTATTGAAGGAGTCCAACCAGACCCCAAGGTTAAACCCAAGCGGTCTAAAGCCAAAGCTGACAAATCTGAAGGGCCACAAGTTACTAACTCTGAAGTAGCCCCACCGCCGATTCCCAAACAGTTCCTTTCTCCAGTCGTTGAGCAGAAAATCTGGAGTGCGATTGTCGATGGTCAGGTGGTCTCGGTTCCTCATAAGGAAGCGACCCAACTTGACGGACATATCCCGGTTTGGGCTAAAGGGCGTAAGGGTTGGGAACTGAAAGAGTCTGTCCCTGAACTGTCGGCATCCTAA